A DNA window from Thermogemmatispora onikobensis contains the following coding sequences:
- a CDS encoding carbohydrate ABC transporter permease — MEQILRDRRAILLLVGPALLVYSGVVLLPVVWSLVYTFFEGNVIGGFHFVGLQNYRQLLRDAAFWQALVFTLKYAVTVTAGQILLGLLLALLYVFYLRRASALVRTLVFFPVVLPTVAVAQLFAKIFAIAPQYGLVNAGLALLHLDGWIQAWLGQGSTAFWVLALMDIWRAMGFYAVLLYAGLVEIPAELIEAARVDGASGLRLVWHVVLPLLLPILLSALIFSINGTLKVFDSVLALTGGGPGQATTPLTLYMFNTAFSYGQYGYGSTLAMALAVLSLLVTVMIFGSARRDVA; from the coding sequence ATGGAACAGATCTTGCGCGATCGGCGGGCGATCTTGCTCCTGGTAGGGCCGGCTCTGCTGGTCTATAGCGGCGTGGTGCTGCTGCCAGTCGTCTGGTCGCTGGTCTATACCTTCTTCGAGGGCAATGTTATCGGTGGCTTCCATTTCGTTGGGCTGCAGAACTACCGCCAGCTCCTGCGTGATGCGGCCTTCTGGCAGGCCCTGGTCTTTACGCTGAAGTACGCGGTGACGGTGACCGCGGGCCAGATTCTGCTTGGCCTGCTGCTGGCTTTGCTCTATGTGTTCTACCTGCGCCGGGCCTCGGCTCTGGTGCGTACTCTGGTCTTCTTTCCCGTGGTGTTACCGACGGTGGCCGTGGCCCAGCTTTTCGCTAAGATCTTCGCCATTGCCCCGCAATATGGCCTGGTGAATGCCGGGCTGGCGCTGCTGCATCTCGATGGCTGGATTCAAGCTTGGCTGGGCCAGGGATCAACGGCCTTCTGGGTGCTGGCTCTCATGGATATCTGGCGCGCGATGGGCTTCTACGCGGTGCTGCTCTACGCGGGTCTGGTGGAGATTCCCGCCGAGCTGATCGAGGCCGCGCGGGTCGACGGCGCCTCCGGCCTGCGCCTCGTCTGGCATGTGGTCCTGCCGCTGTTGCTGCCGATCCTGCTCTCGGCTCTGATCTTCAGTATCAATGGAACCCTGAAGGTCTTTGACAGCGTCCTGGCCCTGACGGGGGGCGGCCCTGGTCAGGCCACTACGCCTCTGACTCTCTATATGTTCAATACTGCTTTTTCTTATGGCCAGTACGGCTACGGCAGTACACTGGCAATGGCCCTGGCCGTGCTGAGCTTGTTGGTGACTGTCATGATCTTTGGCTCGGCGCGCCGCGATGTGGCCTGA
- a CDS encoding ABC transporter substrate-binding protein, with protein sequence MQTTDDLDPKALLNRRQFVRLAGGATLGLAALLSGCGGESGGGSSGSGSLAIHFLSVQQADTGWPLVLQTITADYARSHPGVSFTVDYIAQTNLYQKVQLLAGQGALPLLYNSPPVDTLLQLQKSGQVLDLEAAFRQLGVLDQLVPAAITIIKQLFNNQLLALPFELNIEGFWYNKTIFARYGLQPPQTWDELVRLAAQLQQHGVQPFAASGIQGWPLTRLLGNYLFRKYGPEALLRVKNGQAKLTDPGYVEAAQAVATLGKEGYFGKGVAELDYDPAEDLFLQGKAAILYMGSWALRDFNNPARNKIGAEAIGYFPFPTVAGGSGTSDQAPMNAGQTTSVNQARYTSAAGDWLAYVARHYGDVALQKEGAVTGFVVHQQPASVPALTRLVLTLISQVKQPVLWFEALFSTKATTLSQQNAAPLVTGAMSPQTFMATIQQALDQG encoded by the coding sequence ATGCAGACCACAGACGATCTCGACCCCAAGGCCCTGCTGAATCGGCGCCAATTCGTGCGCCTGGCTGGGGGCGCCACGCTCGGGTTGGCCGCCCTGCTGAGCGGCTGCGGCGGCGAGTCTGGCGGCGGGAGCAGTGGCTCCGGCTCGCTCGCCATTCACTTCCTCTCGGTCCAGCAAGCAGACACTGGCTGGCCTCTGGTGCTCCAGACCATCACCGCCGACTACGCCAGGAGCCACCCCGGCGTGAGCTTCACCGTCGACTACATCGCCCAGACCAACCTCTACCAGAAAGTACAGCTCCTGGCCGGCCAGGGCGCCCTGCCGCTGCTCTACAACAGTCCGCCTGTTGATACGCTGCTCCAACTGCAGAAGAGCGGTCAGGTGCTCGATCTGGAAGCGGCTTTCCGTCAACTGGGGGTGCTCGACCAGCTCGTGCCCGCCGCCATCACCATCATCAAGCAGCTCTTCAATAACCAGCTCCTGGCTCTCCCTTTCGAGTTGAACATTGAAGGCTTCTGGTATAACAAGACTATCTTTGCGCGCTACGGGCTACAGCCGCCGCAGACCTGGGACGAGCTGGTGCGCCTGGCCGCGCAGTTGCAGCAGCACGGTGTTCAGCCCTTCGCTGCCTCGGGCATCCAGGGCTGGCCCCTGACGCGCCTGCTCGGCAACTATCTCTTCCGTAAGTATGGTCCCGAGGCCCTGCTGCGCGTCAAAAACGGGCAGGCGAAGCTCACCGATCCTGGCTACGTTGAGGCCGCGCAGGCTGTGGCTACTCTGGGGAAAGAGGGCTATTTCGGAAAGGGCGTCGCCGAGCTGGATTATGATCCAGCCGAAGATCTCTTTTTGCAGGGCAAGGCCGCTATCCTCTACATGGGGAGCTGGGCCTTGCGCGACTTCAATAATCCGGCACGCAACAAGATTGGGGCCGAGGCCATCGGCTATTTCCCTTTCCCAACGGTGGCCGGCGGCAGCGGGACCAGCGACCAGGCCCCGATGAATGCCGGCCAGACTACCTCGGTCAACCAGGCTCGCTATACCAGCGCCGCCGGCGACTGGCTGGCCTACGTGGCGCGGCACTACGGCGATGTTGCCCTGCAGAAAGAAGGGGCCGTCACTGGCTTCGTCGTCCATCAGCAACCGGCCTCTGTGCCAGCCTTGACGCGGCTGGTGCTCACGCTGATCAGTCAGGTGAAGCAGCCGGTGCTCTGGTTTGAGGCCCTCTTCTCGACTAAGGCCACGACTCTGTCGCAGCAGAACGCGGCTCCCCTGGTGACTGGAGCCATGTCGCCACAGACATTTATGGCTACCATTCAGCAGGCGCTTGACCAGGGCTAA
- a CDS encoding ROK family protein gives MTALGQPRRAADRFLIRGINQSIVLNLIRSRAPISRPQLAALSGLSQVTVIKIVNSLLERQLILEREGVESTGGRRAGLLELHPEGGFAIGLIPQPDSLTAAIVNLTGDLVETRQWPLALVGRQQRAMELVADCVEELLSGTELPRARVIGLGLGLSGLIDAERGWCLQSHILGWKELPIREPLEQRLGLPVFVDNDVNCLAIYEKLFGLAQVYTHALVVAIGRGVGLGLILNGDLYRGAFGGAGEFGHTVVALDGRRCNCGNRGCLETYVSEAGIVQNYLEAVQAASAAPLQLDPLWQPPVPALGEVIARARAGEEAARAAIGRAGLLLGVALANLVNLLNPECVILSSPDTSLGVSDLLLDSLRATFDRHVFAQMGRDLCFLTVKKPGYESWARGAGSLVLRHFFAPPAQLRAEQGLPES, from the coding sequence GTGACGGCACTGGGACAGCCGCGCAGGGCGGCGGATCGCTTTTTGATCCGCGGGATCAACCAGAGCATTGTCTTGAATCTCATTCGCTCCCGTGCCCCGATCTCGCGTCCGCAGCTGGCGGCCCTTTCGGGCCTGAGCCAGGTGACGGTGATTAAGATTGTCAATAGCCTGTTGGAGCGCCAGCTTATTCTGGAGCGTGAGGGGGTGGAGTCGACTGGTGGGCGCAGAGCCGGGCTGCTGGAGTTACACCCGGAGGGTGGTTTTGCCATTGGGCTCATACCGCAGCCCGATTCGTTGACGGCGGCCATTGTTAATCTGACGGGTGACCTGGTGGAGACGCGGCAATGGCCATTGGCGCTGGTTGGTCGGCAGCAGCGAGCGATGGAGCTGGTGGCGGACTGCGTTGAGGAGCTGCTGAGCGGCACTGAGCTGCCGCGGGCCCGGGTGATAGGGCTAGGGCTGGGCCTCAGTGGCCTGATCGATGCCGAGCGGGGCTGGTGCCTGCAGTCGCACATTCTCGGCTGGAAGGAGCTGCCGATCAGGGAGCCATTGGAGCAGCGGCTGGGTCTGCCGGTCTTTGTCGACAACGATGTCAACTGTTTAGCCATCTACGAGAAGCTCTTTGGTCTGGCGCAGGTCTACACTCATGCGCTGGTTGTGGCCATTGGGCGTGGCGTGGGTCTGGGTTTGATCCTCAACGGCGATCTCTACCGAGGTGCTTTCGGGGGGGCGGGCGAGTTCGGGCATACTGTGGTTGCGCTCGATGGGCGACGCTGCAACTGTGGAAACCGTGGCTGTCTAGAGACCTATGTCTCGGAGGCTGGCATTGTGCAAAATTATCTAGAGGCTGTTCAGGCGGCGAGTGCGGCCCCGCTGCAACTTGATCCGCTCTGGCAGCCGCCTGTGCCGGCCCTGGGTGAGGTCATTGCGCGTGCCAGGGCGGGTGAAGAGGCGGCGCGCGCGGCCATTGGGCGTGCTGGTCTCCTCCTGGGGGTAGCCCTGGCCAATCTGGTCAATCTGCTCAATCCCGAATGCGTCATTCTCTCCAGTCCTGATACCTCTCTTGGGGTGAGTGATTTGCTTCTCGACTCACTGCGCGCCACATTTGACCGACATGTTTTTGCTCAGATGGGGCGCGACCTCTGCTTTCTAACGGTCAAGAAGCCGGGCTACGAGAGCTGGGCCCGAGGAGCGGGCAGCCTGGTGTTACGCCATTTCTTTGCGCCGCCGGCGCAGCTGCGTGCGGAGCAAGGGCTGCCGGAAAGCTAA
- a CDS encoding MFS transporter, with amino-acid sequence MNLEQGHSGLVTPQRSRLLSLDWYRTLRGSSRHAFWAAFLGYALDAFDYQIFSFVLTATAAAFGLTTGQSGLIATVTLVVSAFGGILAGVFADLIGRVRTLMLTIAVYSLFTFLSGLAPNYGFLLLFRSLQGLGFGGEWAAGAILIAEVADPAQRGRVLGMVQSSWAVGWGLALVAYTLVFSFFPVSIAWRISFCLGILPGLLTLYVRSRVPEPEVFVQTRAAEQQAAGDRMPSTRSSLLQIFQPDLLGRTLPATLLAIGAQGGYYAIFTWLPTFLKTVRHLSVVGSAPYLAVVIIGSFVGYVTSGYINDWLGRRPTFAIYAICSAALIFLYTQIPSGANGLLLVLGAPLGFFASGIFSGFGSFLAEIFPSRARGAGQGFCYNFGRGVGAFFPTIIGFLSGAIGLGGAIGFGACAYALCLIALLLLPETRGKRLVAVD; translated from the coding sequence ATGAACCTTGAGCAAGGCCACAGCGGTCTCGTTACCCCCCAGCGTAGCCGTCTCCTCTCTCTGGACTGGTATCGCACCCTGCGCGGCTCCTCCAGGCATGCCTTCTGGGCCGCCTTCCTCGGCTACGCCCTCGATGCCTTCGACTACCAGATCTTTTCCTTCGTGCTGACGGCCACGGCGGCGGCCTTCGGGCTGACGACCGGTCAGTCGGGCCTGATTGCCACGGTGACGCTGGTCGTCTCGGCCTTCGGCGGCATTCTGGCCGGCGTCTTTGCTGACCTGATCGGGCGTGTCCGCACCTTGATGCTGACGATTGCCGTCTATTCGCTCTTTACTTTCCTCTCGGGCCTGGCGCCCAACTACGGCTTCCTGCTCCTGTTCCGCTCGCTCCAGGGTCTGGGCTTCGGTGGCGAGTGGGCCGCCGGCGCCATTCTCATCGCTGAGGTGGCCGATCCGGCCCAGCGCGGGCGTGTCTTGGGGATGGTGCAAAGCTCGTGGGCTGTCGGCTGGGGTCTGGCCCTCGTCGCCTATACCCTGGTCTTCTCCTTCTTCCCGGTCTCCATCGCCTGGCGCATCTCCTTCTGCCTGGGCATCTTGCCTGGACTTCTGACCCTCTATGTGCGCTCGCGCGTGCCGGAGCCGGAGGTCTTTGTCCAGACGCGCGCCGCTGAGCAGCAGGCCGCCGGGGACCGGATGCCCAGTACCCGCAGCTCGCTGTTGCAGATCTTTCAGCCGGACCTGCTTGGGCGCACGCTGCCAGCCACCTTGCTGGCCATTGGGGCCCAGGGCGGCTATTATGCGATCTTTACCTGGCTGCCGACCTTCCTGAAGACGGTGCGCCATCTCTCGGTGGTGGGCAGCGCTCCCTATCTGGCGGTGGTCATTATCGGCTCCTTCGTGGGCTATGTGACCAGCGGCTATATCAATGACTGGCTGGGCCGCCGTCCGACCTTTGCCATCTACGCTATTTGTAGCGCCGCCTTGATTTTCCTCTACACCCAGATTCCGAGCGGCGCGAATGGGCTGCTGCTGGTCCTGGGGGCGCCGCTGGGCTTCTTTGCTTCGGGCATCTTCAGCGGCTTCGGCTCTTTCTTGGCGGAGATCTTCCCGTCGCGGGCCCGCGGGGCTGGCCAGGGCTTCTGCTACAATTTCGGGCGTGGCGTGGGGGCCTTCTTCCCGACGATCATTGGCTTCCTCTCGGGAGCTATTGGCCTGGGGGGCGCCATCGGCTTCGGTGCCTGTGCTTATGCCCTCTGCCTGATCGCTCTCCTGCTGCTGCCGGAGACGCGCGGCAAGCGTCTGGTGGCCGTCGATTAG
- a CDS encoding putative hydro-lyase, whose translation MQMEELARLSAAEARQLIRAGRWRRPTTGLALGHVQANLVILPADWAEEFAEFCRRNSQALPLLEMTAPGDPEPRRLAPGADLRTDLPRYRVYRQGRLVEEREDLLPLWRPDLVAFLLGCSFSAERALLEAGVRLRHLEEGRNVAMYRTSRPCQATARLHGPLVVSMRPIKGDQVARASEVTACYPLAHGAPVHCGEPLALGIADLGRPDWGDPIAVAPDEVPVFWACGVTPQAVIMESQPPLAITHAPGYMFITDWRDQEIDQRTSTNPR comes from the coding sequence ATGCAGATGGAAGAACTCGCTCGCCTGAGCGCGGCGGAGGCGCGCCAGCTGATCCGCGCGGGCCGCTGGCGCCGTCCAACAACCGGGCTGGCCCTGGGCCATGTCCAGGCCAATCTGGTGATTCTGCCCGCCGACTGGGCTGAGGAGTTTGCTGAATTCTGTCGGCGCAATTCCCAGGCTCTTCCTCTGCTGGAAATGACGGCCCCAGGCGACCCTGAGCCGCGCCGCCTGGCGCCCGGGGCCGATCTGCGCACCGATCTGCCGCGTTACCGTGTCTATCGCCAGGGCCGGCTGGTCGAAGAGCGGGAGGATCTCCTCCCGCTCTGGCGTCCCGATCTGGTGGCCTTCTTGCTTGGCTGCTCCTTCTCGGCGGAGCGCGCCTTGCTGGAGGCCGGGGTCCGTCTGCGTCATCTGGAGGAAGGGCGCAACGTGGCCATGTATCGCACGAGCCGACCCTGTCAGGCCACGGCTCGCTTGCATGGGCCGCTGGTAGTGAGCATGCGCCCGATCAAAGGCGACCAGGTGGCGCGGGCCAGCGAGGTGACGGCGTGCTATCCGCTGGCGCATGGGGCGCCGGTGCATTGCGGCGAGCCGCTGGCCCTGGGCATTGCCGATCTGGGACGGCCCGACTGGGGCGATCCCATCGCCGTGGCCCCCGACGAGGTGCCGGTCTTTTGGGCCTGTGGCGTCACACCGCAGGCGGTGATCATGGAGAGTCAGCCGCCGCTTGCTATCACTCACGCCCCGGGATATATGTTTATTACCGATTGGCGCGACCAGGAGATCGACCAGCGCACGAGCACGAACCCGCGCTGA
- a CDS encoding hydantoinase/oxoprolinase family protein, translating to MTAILAGVDTGGTFTDLVLFQEGKLRVHKVFSTPHDPSQAILEGLQELGALPRLRTLVHGSTVATNAVLEGKGARTGLITTAGFRDVLEIGRQTRPSLYNLRVQKVPPLVPRARRVEVVERLNERGEVLIPLDEGSLEEALATLAREEVEAVAVVLLFSFANPAHERRVAEAARQRGWYVSASAEVLPEFREYERTSTLVLNAYVGPLIDRYLGQLEQALPAGTGLRIMQSNGGSISSAMARREAARTLLSGPAAGVVGARFVARASGIERLIALDIGGTSTDVSLVDGAITETTDGRIGGHPTKLPMIDIHTVGAGGGSLAWFDLGGALRVGPRSAGAVPGPAAYGRGGTEATVTDAHVVLGRLLPDAFLGGSRRLDVVQARQAVGRIAARLGASLEEAALGIVRIANANMEAAIRLISVERGLDPRHFTLVAFGGAGPLHACELAASLSIPRVLVPAAPGVLSALGMLVADVLKDYVRTLMLPIDQEQAQATVEEALLALEEQGRADLLAEGFAGERIQIERYLDLRYVGQSYELTIPFGGDCARAAQQFHLAHERRFGYSDPNEPVQVVNVRLKARGLVEPPVLERQPLQPEAVVQPLERRQVIFAGEAGPVAHEAAIYERSALVPGVQFVGPAIVTQYDTTTVVPPGWRARVDAVGNLLIELAGDGPAGVQQLQQQRRQPAQAASAQLAEEGSHVW from the coding sequence ATGACTGCAATTCTTGCCGGAGTTGATACGGGAGGCACGTTTACCGATCTGGTGCTCTTTCAGGAGGGAAAGCTGCGCGTTCATAAAGTCTTCTCGACCCCGCATGATCCGTCGCAGGCCATTCTGGAGGGGCTTCAGGAGCTGGGGGCGTTGCCGCGCCTGCGCACGCTGGTGCATGGCTCAACGGTGGCCACCAATGCCGTGCTGGAGGGCAAGGGGGCCCGCACCGGCCTGATTACCACGGCGGGCTTCCGCGACGTGTTGGAGATCGGGCGGCAAACGCGGCCCAGCCTCTACAATCTGCGCGTGCAGAAGGTGCCGCCGCTGGTGCCGCGGGCGCGGCGGGTCGAGGTTGTCGAGCGGCTCAATGAGCGCGGTGAGGTGCTCATTCCCCTGGATGAGGGATCGCTCGAAGAGGCCCTGGCCACGCTGGCGCGCGAAGAAGTGGAGGCGGTGGCCGTGGTGCTGCTCTTTAGCTTCGCCAATCCAGCCCATGAGCGGCGCGTGGCCGAGGCGGCCCGCCAGCGGGGCTGGTACGTCTCGGCCTCGGCGGAGGTCCTGCCGGAGTTCCGCGAGTACGAGCGCACCAGTACGCTGGTGCTCAATGCCTATGTGGGGCCGCTGATCGATCGCTATCTGGGCCAGCTGGAGCAGGCGCTGCCGGCGGGCACGGGCCTGCGCATCATGCAGTCAAACGGCGGCTCGATATCGAGCGCGATGGCGCGGCGTGAGGCGGCGCGGACCTTGCTCTCTGGTCCGGCGGCGGGCGTGGTGGGGGCGCGCTTTGTGGCCCGGGCCTCGGGCATCGAGCGGCTGATTGCCCTCGATATCGGCGGCACGTCGACCGATGTCTCGCTGGTCGATGGGGCGATTACAGAGACGACCGACGGGCGCATTGGGGGCCATCCGACGAAGCTGCCGATGATCGATATCCATACGGTGGGGGCCGGCGGGGGCAGCCTGGCCTGGTTCGATCTGGGTGGCGCCCTGCGCGTGGGGCCGCGCTCGGCGGGAGCTGTGCCGGGGCCGGCGGCCTACGGACGCGGCGGGACGGAGGCCACCGTGACTGATGCGCATGTGGTGCTCGGGCGCCTGTTGCCTGATGCCTTCCTGGGCGGCAGCCGGCGTCTGGATGTCGTCCAGGCGCGCCAGGCGGTGGGGCGCATCGCTGCCCGGCTGGGGGCGTCGCTGGAGGAGGCGGCCCTTGGTATCGTGCGCATTGCCAATGCCAATATGGAGGCGGCCATTCGCCTGATCTCTGTTGAACGTGGGCTTGATCCGCGTCACTTTACGCTGGTCGCCTTTGGGGGGGCTGGTCCCCTGCATGCCTGCGAGCTGGCGGCGTCCCTCTCGATCCCGCGCGTGCTCGTCCCGGCGGCTCCGGGGGTGCTCTCGGCCCTCGGCATGCTGGTGGCTGACGTGCTCAAGGACTACGTGCGCACGCTGATGCTGCCCATTGATCAGGAGCAGGCTCAGGCTACCGTTGAGGAGGCGCTACTGGCTCTGGAGGAGCAGGGGCGGGCCGATCTGTTGGCTGAGGGCTTCGCGGGGGAGCGGATTCAGATCGAGCGCTATCTCGATCTGCGCTATGTCGGCCAGTCATACGAGCTGACCATTCCTTTCGGCGGCGACTGCGCGCGCGCGGCTCAGCAGTTCCATCTGGCCCATGAGCGGCGCTTTGGCTACAGCGATCCCAATGAGCCGGTGCAGGTAGTCAACGTCCGTCTCAAGGCGCGCGGCCTGGTTGAGCCGCCGGTGCTGGAGCGTCAGCCGCTGCAGCCGGAGGCGGTGGTTCAGCCGCTGGAACGGCGCCAGGTCATTTTTGCCGGCGAGGCCGGGCCGGTGGCGCATGAGGCGGCTATCTATGAGCGGAGCGCGCTGGTGCCGGGAGTACAGTTCGTCGGTCCGGCCATTGTCACCCAATACGACACGACGACCGTGGTGCCGCCAGGCTGGCGGGCGCGCGTCGATGCCGTTGGCAATCTCTTAATTGAGCTGGCCGGCGATGGCCCGGCGGGCGTGCAGCAGCTCCAGCAGCAGCGCCGTCAGCCCGCGCAGGCCGCTTCAGCCCAGCTTGCTGAGGAGGGGTCGCACGTATGGTAG
- a CDS encoding hydantoinase B/oxoprolinase family protein codes for MVDAISLEIFRSALTAIAEEMGAVLMRSSYSPNIKERRDFSCALFDARGRLVAQAAHIPVHLGSMPDSVAEALVAFDHFAPGDIIALNDPFLGGTHLPDITLIAPIFVEVEEEQRLIGFAANRAHHADVGGMAPGSMPLATEIYQEGLIIPPLKLWEAGQPNRALLALLLRNVRTPDERRGDLAAQVAANRTAARRLQELVDRWGLAALEEHVEALIDYAARMARATIAAIPDGCYRFTDYLDDDGVTGEGIPIAVTVTVRGSELTVDFTGSAPQVRGNVNTVASVARSATYYVVRCLMPEDAPMNHGTFAPVTVIAPRGSVVNARPPAAVAQGNVETSQRLVDAIFGALAQALPEVVPAASQGTMNNIAAGGIDPRTQQPFAYYETMGGGMGARPGLDGLSGVHTHMSNTLNTPVEAFEYAYPMRVTRYALRDGSGGAGLARGGDGLVREIRFEAPAEVTLLTERRRLPPYGLQGGEPGRCGENWLYRRDGEVTLLPGKVHFRAEPGDRLVIASPGGGGWGQAPAPALAAAEGA; via the coding sequence ATGGTAGATGCCATCAGTCTGGAGATCTTTCGCAGCGCCTTGACGGCCATTGCCGAGGAGATGGGGGCCGTGCTGATGCGCAGCAGCTACTCGCCCAATATCAAGGAGCGGCGCGACTTCTCCTGCGCCCTCTTTGATGCCCGCGGGCGCCTGGTGGCCCAGGCGGCCCATATCCCGGTCCATCTCGGCTCGATGCCCGATTCGGTGGCCGAGGCCCTGGTGGCCTTCGATCATTTTGCGCCTGGCGATATTATTGCTCTCAACGATCCGTTTCTGGGGGGCACGCATCTGCCCGATATCACGTTGATTGCGCCGATCTTTGTCGAGGTCGAGGAGGAGCAGCGCCTGATCGGCTTTGCAGCCAACCGCGCCCATCATGCCGACGTCGGGGGGATGGCGCCGGGGTCGATGCCGCTGGCGACCGAGATCTATCAGGAGGGGCTGATTATTCCCCCGCTCAAGCTGTGGGAGGCGGGTCAGCCTAATCGGGCCTTGCTGGCGCTACTCTTGCGCAATGTGCGCACGCCCGATGAGCGCCGCGGCGACCTGGCGGCCCAGGTGGCGGCCAATCGGACGGCGGCCCGTCGCCTGCAGGAGCTGGTCGATCGCTGGGGCCTGGCGGCTCTGGAGGAGCATGTGGAGGCGCTGATCGACTATGCGGCGCGTATGGCGCGGGCCACCATTGCCGCCATTCCCGATGGCTGCTATCGCTTTACCGACTATCTGGATGATGACGGGGTGACGGGCGAGGGCATTCCGATTGCGGTGACGGTGACGGTGCGTGGCAGCGAGTTGACGGTGGACTTTACGGGGAGCGCTCCCCAGGTGCGCGGCAATGTCAATACGGTGGCCTCGGTGGCGCGTTCGGCGACCTATTATGTGGTGCGCTGCCTGATGCCGGAGGATGCGCCGATGAATCACGGGACGTTCGCGCCGGTGACGGTGATTGCGCCGCGGGGCTCGGTGGTCAATGCGCGTCCGCCGGCGGCGGTGGCCCAGGGCAATGTCGAGACGTCGCAGCGCCTGGTCGATGCGATCTTTGGGGCCTTGGCGCAGGCGTTGCCGGAGGTGGTGCCGGCGGCCAGCCAGGGGACGATGAATAATATTGCTGCCGGGGGGATCGATCCGCGGACGCAGCAGCCCTTTGCTTACTATGAGACAATGGGGGGTGGCATGGGGGCCCGCCCGGGCCTCGATGGGCTGTCGGGGGTGCATACGCATATGAGCAATACGTTGAATACGCCGGTGGAGGCGTTCGAGTATGCCTATCCCATGCGTGTGACGCGCTATGCGCTGCGCGATGGGTCGGGGGGCGCGGGCCTGGCCCGCGGGGGCGATGGGCTGGTGCGCGAGATCCGCTTTGAGGCGCCTGCTGAGGTGACGCTGCTGACGGAGCGGCGCCGCCTGCCGCCCTATGGCCTGCAGGGGGGAGAGCCGGGGCGCTGCGGGGAAAACTGGCTCTATCGCCGCGATGGCGAGGTGACCTTGCTGCCGGGCAAGGTGCATTTCCGCGCTGAGCCGGGCGATCGCCTGGTGATCGCCTCGCCTGGCGGTGGTGGCTGGGGGCAGGCGCCCGCGCCTGCGCTGGCGGCAGCCGAGGGTGCCTAG